GCTCAAATAAACATCAAAACTAAATCATTCGAATCAGGTAACAAGTGAACAGGTAGAATAAAGGCCTCATCAATCCTAGCATACATTCATCGGTAACACACACGGACGCAAGCTTAAATTCAAGGGGGAAGAAACGATGATATGAAACCTGAGCCATTATTAAAACTTGATAGCTGTAGAACAAACCAAAGCAAAATCACAAATTTTACCAGGCCAAAAAATAAGACACCTAAAGCAGACCAAGTAAAAATTATATTCAATCCTTCCTTTcacctccctttttctttttagctGTAGCCTGCGAATACAAGAAAGTCCCAAATATTGCAACGGCGGATCCAAGTGCATTAAGAGGTCTAACTGGATTTCTGAACACCAACACAGTCGATATAATTACCACCACTCTCTTCATTGTGTTTCCTACTGAAAAGGTCAAGGGGCTAATTTCATCAAGAGCTTGATACGATGATTGGTTATAGAGATGGTAAAACACTCCAGATAGCAACACCCATAGGTACAATGTGGATGGTTTTCCTACAGCTGCAAGAGCTTTGTGATATCCTTGAACCCATTGAGACCCTTCAAGGAAAATAGCGGCGGGAAACAGATAGAAGAACGAAATTATACTGATCCAACCATACAAGTTCAACCCATCTACTTCCTTGAAGTTCTGTAAACTACGTTTCGAGTAAATGTTCCTCAACACGAACCCGACATTGCTAATCAAAGCACCCCAAAGGCCTTGCACATTGAATGACACCTCAGTAATAGCAGCAAGAGCACAACCCATAACAATAGGGAGGATTGAAAGCCAGACCTGTAAAGGGTACGAATCGCCTAGGAACGACGAAAACATTACTGAAAAAACAGGCTCCGACGATTTGATTACGTGGGTGAAAGAAACCGCCACCTTAGAGAACGAGACACATGCTGAAATGTGGCCTATAGTGTGGAACAATGCAGGTCCAAGGAGTGCAACAAAGAAGGGTTTAGAAATTTTCGGGCGGGGTTGGAGCTTCAAAGACCAAAGAATGAACATCCAAACAGACCCAGCAAAGAGCTGAAAAGATCCGAGAAGCCATGGATATGGAAAGACATTCAGTACCTTCTTGTTGTAGACGTTGAAGACAATGTTCTGGAAGTACCATAGCCCAAAAATAAGCGCGAGCTGGGCGGTGGTGGCCTTGGGCTTTGAGACTGTAGCTTCAGTTTCTCTTCCTGTATTGGATTCAGAAGCAGCTTTTGGGATTTGGGACCTGGGTTTTCTCCCAAACCCAGATGGGAATTCAAAGGCTTCGCTCAAATGGCTGATCTTTGAGCTCGAATCTCGAATCTGGCCCAtgggttttgtttcttttgaagAAATTCCAAATGGGTAGCCATAGATTCTGGTAAAGCTTGAGAATTTGGAGAATTTGGGGGATGTTTGGGGTCTAAGAGAGGTGAGTTTTTGGTGCAGAGGATATGAGTGCGTTTGGATTCGAGTGAGAAGTgaagaggaggagggggagggggaggaggGGGCATTAATAGAGGGGACTTGACGGCGGGATTTGGAGAAAGTGACAGGGGAAGAAGGACAACTGATATTCAAGGTAAGCATTTGGTGTTGTGGCAATTGGCTGTGGCTGTGGTTgtggagagagaggagagaggagagaggagagagagagagaggggcagAGATTCTGCAAGTACAATATAAATGCGCAGGGTTTGGAGATTTGAGGAGGACCCGAGTGCTTCCTAATCCTCTGGTTTTGATTTTATAAATTCCTTTTCAGTTTGGCATATGCTGCGTAAGATATTTTGTTGGGACAGAAGGCACTTTTGCGAGAATAGGCCCGAGCCTAGAAATCAGGCTCTTCCGTAGGCCGCCGAGTTTGGCTCTTGACCGACTTTATTGAATGAAAATGTCAAGTAATTATAACTCAAGCGAATTCTGCATttttagagcaattccaccggGGACCAAATGTCCCAGCCTCCAGTCCAAAAACCAAGCCAGGCCTCTGTCAATCAAGTCCACCCCAACAAACTGACTGGTACCCAGCCCGAGCTGGGCAAGAGCCCAGCCCAAAAGAGATTGAGACAGAAGCCGGGGAAGAAGCCTGGCGCGTGCACTTCACGCAGCCGTTTGGCGAGTGCCCGACAAGCTTTCAGACGCCGGGGCCCACGTGCAGGCGCTGTcagtccccccccccccgagtTGCGACGTGGCTAcctctctgccgttggatttccaacggctagttttctagaccgttggatttccaacggtaaaaaaattttaaattttacttttaaactaGACCGTCggatcaaagatcaacggtccacgtttttttcacaaaaagtaaattaaaaaaaaaaaaaaagggcccaacggtcagaaatatgaccgttggccacgtggcaactccctagctcttggatttgaatatttttcaaatccaacggtccagattaattaactatattaaaattcattaaaaattattaaaaaatacagaaaattttgaaaaatgttaattttttttcctataaatacctaaccctcatcttctacctttacaccacattccaatattttctacactttctatactatctacatttcaatattttctacactttaagagaaaaaaatgtcttcgtggaagctcattgaagatgttacgttgtgtgaatgttgggttcacactactcatgatccgattacgggtaatgagatggataagcgagagatgtggagtaaaattacgaaaaCGTTTTGTGATGTACATGGAGAAAACGCCAGAACTAGTCAAGCTCTTGCAACTGCTTATACACccttcttgaagaagacattgtaataagaactcaagatttgaaaatgatgaacaaggattctgagctaaaaagaaggattgagcttggtgtgaggatggatgtagggatgtagggtttatatggacaaaaaaagaaaggatgaggttctggacaaggcactacgtgattggttgaaaatcttatcgaaatcttggctaaattattgtaaaccggaagtgacacgtggcgtgtcaGGATTGGTCGAGAATATTATcgaaaatctatccacaaaatagtacgttcggataatgacacgtggcatgacgtgattggttgaaaatcttatcgaaatcttggctaaattattgtaccatggaagtgacacgtggcgtgtcgggattggttgaaaataatatcggaaatctattcacaaaatagtacgttcagataatgacacgtggcgtgacgagattggttaaaaatcctatccgaaattaaaactattttatttttttattctttattttaaatgggttaaaaatcttatccgaaataaacttaaaaaaaaaacacaccaaataaatgcgctgggtgccagcgcatttttttaggggtggagatgccttggcctattactgttcactccagtatattactgttcatttgagtggataaatgcgctgggtgctggcgcaaagtccacatgggtggaattgctcttacaATCGACAGTTCCTTAGAGAGTACAATTTTGACTGTACATTGCCAAGATGTAGCGCAAGGTTTGGGCCTTGCGAACCCAATATGGGACTCGTAACTCTTATAACACGGTAGGTACCTACTAGGAGCTCAACGAAATAGTctaatgaagtttttttttttttttcggggaAATTATGGCCCCCATTGTTTTAAAATTCCAGAAGAATAGTTTCTTTCTGCAAAAACAATTATTACGCTACTAAAAGTGACACGTGTGTGGATAACCCCAAATGTCCTCTCACTATAGCATTTTTTTCTTGAAGGCAACTTCAAAAGTGTAGAAAAGAGGATCGTATTTAGTAGTAAACACACATAAAATCTTTCACGTCATTTAATCTCTTGTATTAATCTTTATTGCTCTCTTGTAAACACTTCCTTTGCAAACTCTtgtatatcaataaaagttcaacTGTGCATATTCAAGTAAGTCTCCAAGCTTAAGTTAgcgctctttctctctcttcttttagTGTGTTTCTTTAAgtagatttccatcccaaaataaagaaataatattgtagttatattattattttgctaAACTGATGTTTGAGCACTAtgttatagttgaatgtttgccatacaaataactaAACAGTAACCAGAGTACATCTGAGTTCAGCCCTTGTAGCTTTATACCTGCCTTGTGAGCATCCTACATGTTGAAACATGTCGAGTTTCATGTGCTAGATTTGATGTCTAATTGTTATAACGGCTAACTATGCCAAAATTTTTGTAGGCCCTACTTTGAACTTATATTTTTATATCCTTTATGCATGTTTTGGCATGCATCACTTTATGGTCTTTGCCCAACACGGCTTGATTTAGATTTCCATATGGATATCTAGATTGAGTCATGTCAGAGGGAGTCGGAGTTGAGAAGAAACAAGGGGAGGGAGTCAGAGTCGCCAAAGAAGATAAATTTAGAGGTCTGTGTAGTGTGGTGTAGCTAGAGAAAAAACAGAGATGGAGAGTTGAAGTCAAGAGAGAGAAACGGAATTGGGAAGGACTTACGAGTGAGTAGAGTTAGTTTTTACGaataattcaaattcaattccaatcaaatccaACAGTCACAAATActtcaaatatataataataataataataattaataaaacatacatatatatagatatttaTTGTTTGTTCGGTTTCGTATGGTATTATCGAACTTATGTCCCGATTCCCATATTGAATTATTAGAGTTTTTTGGGTAATTGGTTACTGAATTATTTGGTATTGGTAGTTCGGTATTTTTATAGAGCGATTTTGAGTACGGTTCAATTCGATTTCTATTTGTTCGGGTTTTTTTACAACCCTACTTAGAAGCAGTTGACCAAAGCATTGGTTATAGGGAAAATCCTCCCTTACAACTAGTACATACaataaatagataaaaagaaaaaataaggcCTTGCATTTCGACAAAAGACCCACACTCAAATTTCATAGCTTTGGGTCCGCTATCTCGATCGTGATTTTCCTACCCCCAAAGGGAAAGGTCCTTCCCTTATTACAACTAGTACATAGATGAAtattcttttatcttttttagAGCAATTTCGTTTATTAACAATGGGCCGTTTTATGCCACGTTAGGAATTTTAGctgagagaaatgctaagg
This is a stretch of genomic DNA from Malus domestica chromosome 02, GDT2T_hap1. It encodes these proteins:
- the LOC114821477 gene encoding xylulose 5-phosphate/phosphate translocator, chloroplastic-like; translated protein: MLTLNISCPSSPVTFSKSRRQVPSINAPSSPSPSSSSLLTRIQTHSYPLHQKLTSLRPQTSPKFSKFSSFTRIYGYPFGISSKETKPMGQIRDSSSKISHLSEAFEFPSGFGRKPRSQIPKAASESNTGRETEATVSKPKATTAQLALIFGLWYFQNIVFNVYNKKVLNVFPYPWLLGSFQLFAGSVWMFILWSLKLQPRPKISKPFFVALLGPALFHTIGHISACVSFSKVAVSFTHVIKSSEPVFSVMFSSFLGDSYPLQVWLSILPIVMGCALAAITEVSFNVQGLWGALISNVGFVLRNIYSKRSLQNFKEVDGLNLYGWISIISFFYLFPAAIFLEGSQWVQGYHKALAAVGKPSTLYLWVLLSGVFYHLYNQSSYQALDEISPLTFSVGNTMKRVVVIISTVLVFRNPVRPLNALGSAVAIFGTFLYSQATAKKKKGGERKD